The following proteins are co-located in the Rhodococcus opacus B4 genome:
- a CDS encoding XdhC family protein yields MRDILDDIVRVWRTGQPVGLATVISTFSSAPRLPGSAMLTTAQGQAVGSVSGGCIDGAVYDYCIDAMETRRPGLAEFGVSDDSAFAVGLTCGGTIEIFVEAISQHTFPEFAGFYDDVRAGTSVAVATTISHPDAHAVGKKLVVRDAWTEGGLGSEQLDHAVARDARALLASGRNSALEFGVDGSCDAHDVRVFVSVFAPAPRMVIFGANAFASALTDQARLLGYSVTLCDARPLFATAERYPTADEVVVDWPHRYLDGEIRAGRIDGRTALCVLTHDPKFDIPLLGRALRDCPAGYIGAMGSRRTHEQRVVSLTETGLTDEEVSRLASPIGLDLGASTPEETAVSIMAELIQLTRGGSGSRLALTSNRIHPAQPVRM; encoded by the coding sequence ATGCGGGACATCCTCGACGACATCGTGCGCGTGTGGCGCACCGGTCAACCCGTTGGTCTGGCAACCGTGATATCCACGTTTAGTTCCGCGCCGAGACTTCCCGGCAGTGCAATGCTCACGACGGCGCAGGGTCAGGCCGTCGGTTCGGTCTCCGGGGGCTGCATCGACGGCGCCGTCTACGACTACTGCATCGACGCGATGGAGACGCGTCGTCCGGGCCTTGCCGAGTTCGGGGTCAGCGACGACTCGGCATTCGCCGTCGGCCTGACCTGCGGTGGGACCATCGAAATCTTCGTAGAGGCCATCTCGCAACACACCTTCCCGGAATTCGCGGGATTCTACGACGACGTCCGTGCCGGAACTTCGGTCGCCGTCGCAACCACGATCAGTCACCCAGACGCGCATGCGGTCGGGAAGAAGCTCGTTGTACGCGACGCTTGGACGGAGGGCGGACTCGGATCCGAACAGCTCGATCATGCGGTCGCCCGCGACGCCCGCGCCCTACTGGCATCAGGGCGCAACTCCGCGCTCGAGTTCGGCGTCGACGGTTCGTGCGACGCACACGATGTCCGGGTTTTCGTTTCCGTCTTTGCCCCCGCACCACGGATGGTCATATTCGGTGCCAATGCCTTTGCGTCCGCGCTGACCGATCAGGCTCGACTGCTCGGGTACTCCGTCACGCTCTGCGACGCCCGGCCGCTGTTCGCCACGGCAGAACGGTATCCGACCGCCGACGAGGTCGTCGTCGACTGGCCGCACCGTTATCTCGACGGCGAGATCCGCGCAGGGAGAATCGACGGCCGCACCGCTCTCTGCGTTCTCACCCACGATCCGAAATTCGACATCCCGCTTCTCGGGCGGGCACTTCGCGACTGTCCTGCCGGCTACATCGGCGCGATGGGATCACGCCGAACCCACGAGCAGCGGGTGGTGAGTTTGACGGAAACAGGATTGACCGACGAGGAGGTGAGCAGGCTCGCGAGCCCCATCGGACTCGACCTCGGAGCGAGTACCCCGGAGGAAACCGCTGTGTCGATCATGGCCGAGCTCATCCAACTGACGCGTGGTGGATCCGGAAGTCGATTAGCTCTGACAAGCAACAGAATTCACCCCGCGCAACCGGTCCGAATGTGA
- a CDS encoding carbon-nitrogen family hydrolase, whose amino-acid sequence MSVSRPDPGHDSLDVVAIQLEYDRSEPYSSRIRRVDDLIDDAAGADLVVLPELWAHGGFDYDTWTDRAEPLDGTFLETMSRAAKRNSIWLHAGSIIERENDTASARLWNTSVVFDPDGEIRATYRKIHRFGFSDGEPRLLTAGTEPVSTGLATAAGAETVVGLSTCYDLRFPELYRELVGAGTEVLVIPAAWPRARVEHWTALGRARAIENQTYVVQCNVAGVDGDVALGGHSQIVAPDGTVVAAAGDSADMISATLELGSLRELRRTFPVLADRRLG is encoded by the coding sequence GTGAGCGTCTCCCGCCCCGACCCCGGACACGATTCGCTCGACGTCGTCGCGATCCAACTCGAGTACGACCGCTCCGAGCCGTACAGCTCACGCATCCGCCGCGTCGACGACCTCATCGACGATGCGGCGGGCGCAGACCTGGTTGTGCTGCCGGAACTGTGGGCGCACGGTGGGTTCGACTACGACACCTGGACCGATCGGGCCGAACCACTCGACGGCACATTCCTCGAGACGATGTCGCGCGCCGCGAAACGCAACAGCATCTGGCTCCACGCCGGCTCGATCATCGAGCGGGAGAACGACACTGCGAGTGCTCGGTTGTGGAATACGTCGGTAGTTTTCGATCCGGACGGGGAGATCCGCGCGACGTATCGGAAGATCCACCGGTTCGGCTTCAGCGACGGAGAGCCACGACTGCTCACGGCCGGAACCGAACCCGTCAGCACGGGGCTCGCAACCGCAGCGGGAGCGGAGACAGTCGTGGGGTTGTCGACGTGTTACGACCTCCGTTTTCCCGAGCTCTACCGTGAACTCGTCGGAGCAGGCACCGAGGTGCTCGTGATTCCCGCCGCCTGGCCGAGAGCACGAGTCGAACACTGGACAGCACTCGGTCGTGCACGTGCGATCGAGAACCAGACGTATGTCGTCCAGTGCAACGTGGCGGGTGTCGACGGCGATGTCGCGCTCGGCGGCCACAGCCAGATCGTGGCCCCCGATGGAACGGTGGTCGCCGCCGCCGGAGATTCGGCGGACATGATCAGCGCAACACTGGAATTGGGAAGTCTACGAGAGTTGCGGCGCACCTTCCCGGTGCTCGCCGACCGGCGGCTGGGATAA
- a CDS encoding SRPBCC family protein: MQISNEFIVPLPPDEAWPVLLDLERVAPCLPGATITAIDGDDFEGKAKIKVGPITAEYKGAARFVERDEAGHRATLRATGKDARGQGNVSANIGLRLVAHEGGSRVLVDTEMDISGKIAQFGRGVINDAAAALLGVFAERLSELMIGGEAAAEATATTGGAATNGAAPRTAGRGTPAHQDEALDLVKLARESRAGSTPAAGFVQPAWIPAIISGIAAIVSVFAAGYAAGKNKSK, encoded by the coding sequence ATGCAGATCTCCAATGAATTCATCGTCCCCCTGCCCCCCGACGAAGCGTGGCCGGTTCTCCTCGATCTCGAACGTGTGGCTCCATGCCTCCCGGGGGCCACGATCACCGCCATCGACGGTGACGACTTCGAAGGGAAGGCCAAGATCAAGGTCGGCCCCATCACCGCGGAGTACAAGGGAGCTGCCCGATTCGTCGAACGCGACGAGGCGGGACACCGCGCTACGCTGCGGGCCACCGGTAAGGACGCTCGTGGCCAGGGGAACGTGTCCGCGAACATCGGACTCCGCCTCGTCGCACACGAGGGCGGCTCGCGGGTCCTCGTCGACACGGAGATGGATATTTCCGGGAAGATCGCACAGTTCGGTCGCGGTGTCATCAACGATGCTGCCGCAGCCTTGCTGGGGGTGTTCGCGGAGCGTCTGAGCGAACTCATGATCGGCGGCGAGGCAGCCGCCGAAGCCACCGCCACCACAGGTGGAGCAGCCACCAACGGCGCCGCGCCACGGACCGCCGGTCGCGGTACACCCGCACACCAGGACGAAGCACTCGACCTCGTGAAGCTGGCACGCGAATCACGAGCAGGAAGCACACCGGCCGCCGGATTCGTGCAGCCGGCCTGGATCCCGGCGATCATCTCCGGCATCGCTGCGATTGTCAGCGTGTTCGCGGCCGGATACGCGGCGGGGAAGAACAAGAGCAAGTGA
- a CDS encoding FAD binding domain-containing protein, which yields MEISRIAVVGGSIGGLTTALLLRDAGFEVDVYERSTKPLSGFGTGIVVQPELVKYLVERTDTELDAISVPSSTMRYTDAHTGDELGTIDAAWRFTSYDGIYRRLHEVFGSERYHLGKTVVGIGQSADHVDLRFADGTDAGADFVVAADGGSSVIRQRLIGRKSDYAGYVTWRGLVSPGAIDQSSWDYFDDAFTYGLLSDGHLIAYPIPPRDGEEGRRLNFQWYWNVPDGAQLDELMTDCNGIRLPTSVHAHQLCVRQRKTLDTRADELAQPFAELVHAAENAFVTIVSDADVEATVYGRIALLGDAAITPRPHAAAGAAKAANDAWTLADALSSEPGQRVESLAVWERAQLAVGRAYLAKVRQMAGRLQTGGDFPPGEPAFRFGLPKIGEPVSAGQP from the coding sequence GTGGAGATCTCGCGTATTGCCGTCGTCGGCGGCTCGATCGGCGGATTGACAACCGCACTGCTGTTGCGGGACGCAGGATTCGAGGTAGACGTCTACGAACGCTCGACGAAGCCGTTGTCCGGATTCGGAACGGGCATCGTCGTGCAACCCGAACTCGTCAAGTACCTCGTCGAGCGGACCGACACGGAACTCGACGCCATCAGCGTGCCTTCCTCCACGATGCGCTACACCGACGCCCACACCGGCGATGAGCTCGGGACCATCGACGCCGCCTGGCGATTCACCAGCTACGACGGGATCTACCGCCGACTCCACGAGGTCTTCGGGAGCGAGCGATACCACCTGGGCAAGACCGTGGTGGGTATCGGTCAATCCGCCGACCACGTGGATCTGCGTTTCGCAGACGGTACCGATGCCGGCGCGGATTTCGTCGTCGCCGCTGACGGTGGAAGCTCCGTCATTCGGCAGCGACTCATCGGACGAAAATCCGACTACGCCGGGTACGTGACATGGCGAGGCCTCGTCTCACCCGGGGCGATCGACCAGTCGAGCTGGGACTACTTCGACGATGCCTTCACCTACGGGCTGCTGTCGGACGGGCACCTGATCGCCTACCCGATTCCTCCCCGAGATGGCGAGGAGGGGAGGCGCCTGAACTTTCAGTGGTACTGGAATGTGCCCGACGGTGCGCAGCTCGACGAACTCATGACGGACTGCAACGGCATCCGCCTCCCCACCTCCGTGCATGCGCACCAGTTGTGTGTGCGGCAGCGCAAGACTCTCGACACCCGCGCCGACGAGCTGGCGCAGCCGTTCGCCGAGCTTGTCCACGCCGCGGAGAACGCGTTCGTGACGATTGTGAGCGACGCAGACGTCGAGGCCACGGTGTACGGCAGGATCGCCCTGCTCGGCGACGCCGCCATCACTCCTCGGCCGCATGCCGCAGCCGGTGCCGCCAAGGCAGCCAACGACGCGTGGACATTGGCGGACGCTCTGTCCTCGGAACCGGGACAGCGGGTCGAGTCGCTCGCCGTGTGGGAGCGAGCCCAGCTCGCCGTCGGACGCGCATATCTGGCGAAGGTTCGACAGATGGCTGGACGGCTGCAGACCGGTGGCGATTTTCCGCCCGGGGAACCCGCATTCCGGTTCGGGCTCCCGAAGATCGGCGAACCTGTTTCAGCAGGCCAGCCATAA
- a CDS encoding cyclase family protein — MSQDIDTKPSTRAGITVGTSPWGPDDQLGALNYLKEDVRVDMLARADASTLYDLSVDYFVGMPSFQGAGDPGYQIFLSHTPQGTLVDNLNGAGDAVNRHVCYSGDVVFMYTHTGTHIDALNHFGVDGEIYNNFGVEENLGSRSWTKGGAEQIPPIITRGVLIDVAKLHGVECLPDSYPITVDDLQGALGAAGLQLNEGDVPFVRTGRMRYWPDGAKTLGNPPGLSLDAARWLTDQKIAAVGSDQECVEVGPSEHEDNWLPGHCHFLAETGVPMIELLNLEELSADGVDEFCLMAAPIRLRGASGAPMRPIAMALRD; from the coding sequence ATGAGCCAGGACATCGACACCAAACCGTCCACCAGGGCAGGAATTACGGTCGGCACCAGCCCGTGGGGTCCGGACGACCAGCTGGGTGCACTGAACTACCTCAAAGAGGACGTGCGGGTGGACATGCTCGCGCGGGCGGACGCCTCCACCCTCTACGATCTCAGCGTCGACTACTTCGTCGGAATGCCCAGCTTCCAAGGCGCCGGCGATCCCGGCTACCAGATCTTCCTCAGCCACACCCCGCAGGGAACCCTGGTCGACAACCTCAATGGCGCCGGCGACGCGGTCAACCGCCACGTCTGCTACTCCGGTGATGTGGTCTTCATGTACACCCACACCGGAACGCACATCGATGCCCTGAATCACTTCGGTGTCGATGGCGAGATCTACAACAATTTCGGTGTCGAGGAGAACCTGGGCAGCCGCTCCTGGACCAAGGGCGGCGCTGAGCAGATCCCGCCGATCATCACCCGTGGAGTCCTCATCGACGTGGCGAAACTGCATGGTGTCGAATGCCTCCCGGACTCCTATCCCATCACCGTCGACGATCTGCAAGGAGCGCTCGGCGCGGCCGGCCTCCAGCTGAACGAGGGCGACGTGCCGTTCGTCCGCACCGGACGCATGCGGTATTGGCCGGATGGAGCGAAGACGCTGGGGAATCCGCCCGGGCTCAGCCTCGACGCGGCACGGTGGCTGACCGATCAGAAGATCGCGGCCGTCGGTTCCGACCAGGAATGCGTCGAGGTCGGGCCCTCCGAGCACGAGGACAATTGGTTGCCCGGACACTGCCACTTCCTGGCCGAAACCGGTGTGCCCATGATCGAGTTGCTCAACCTCGAGGAACTGTCCGCGGACGGGGTCGACGAATTCTGTCTGATGGCGGCGCCTATCCGGCTACGCGGAGCGAGCGGCGCACCGATGCGTCCCATCGCTATGGCCCTGCGAGACTGA
- a CDS encoding Dabb family protein gives MSQVRHVFLWRVAEGSSQQEIVEILNTLSERLPFIEYWSLGSHQGDPGENGAPWDGALITDFATWEALEKYSTDPYHLEVVATLMPMFSERAVVDFEVEGK, from the coding sequence ATGTCGCAGGTTCGTCACGTGTTTCTCTGGCGTGTAGCCGAGGGAAGCTCCCAGCAGGAAATCGTCGAGATCCTGAACACCCTTTCCGAACGGCTCCCGTTCATCGAGTACTGGAGCCTCGGCAGCCATCAGGGTGATCCGGGAGAGAACGGAGCACCGTGGGACGGTGCCCTGATCACCGACTTCGCCACCTGGGAAGCCCTGGAGAAGTACTCCACCGATCCCTACCACCTCGAGGTGGTGGCCACCTTGATGCCGATGTTCTCGGAGCGTGCGGTCGTCGACTTCGAAGTCGAGGGCAAGTAG
- a CDS encoding xanthine dehydrogenase family protein molybdopterin-binding subunit, whose product MTNLTEPAVSTRNKSWIGESIRRREDERLLTGKALFAADIDLPHQLHLRIVRSTYAHARVLAVDVADAKRHPGVRLVLTGDDLAHLGTIPLQDLGYHEDYPQIETFTQPPLATDRVLYVGQPVAAVLAEDPYVAEDAAELVTVDYEVLPAVLDPVEALATDIELYPGVGNEGVRIEKGYGDVDAAFQKAAHIVSHEYRTGRHSGAPMETRNCVVQPDPGRDVLFVSGIVHVHDSQKVLARILGMPDTSVRMRHSEIGGNFGVKGDIFPEYVVAAWAARHLGRPVKWVEDRSEHMVATSHAREQVHRLEAALDADGRILGLRDEIFHNHGAYFRQAEPLVSDITSVIVVGPYRIPSYSVTLHAVLTNKTPVAAYRGPGRYESTFARERLLDLASQTVGISTIEIRRRNLLTASDLPWNPGIEMVHEPYHFVSGDPAEHLEKALTHIDWDSWVTETEQLRSKGKSVGIGVGVLMDKAGLGLYETGAVEVSAVGRVRVLTGASSVGQGIETVLSQIAAENLQIDPERIDVVHSDTDLVPDGVGSWSSRSTVLAGGAVREAALAVVAKAKRLASTMLDVPEERLRLVEGAIADSESEASISLYEIAGRRDPYTARLEDDEPGLAAHAVYRNNEMNYPYGVTIVQIEVDPATGGHTFRRFFTTTEAGRMINPMTTRGQIIGAAVQGIGGALYEEFAYEEDGTPIATSFMDYLLPAAQEMPDVDIFVTEDAPSPDNPLRAKGLGEVGIIAVGAAVAAALDDAIGDGLHTDRIPVTPQRIFERCRSRNKTAD is encoded by the coding sequence ATGACGAACCTAACTGAGCCCGCGGTGTCAACTCGCAACAAGAGCTGGATCGGTGAATCCATCCGGCGCCGCGAGGACGAGCGCCTGCTCACCGGCAAGGCGCTGTTCGCAGCGGATATCGATCTCCCACACCAGCTGCATCTACGTATCGTGCGGTCGACCTACGCCCACGCACGCGTCCTCGCGGTCGATGTCGCGGACGCGAAGAGGCATCCGGGAGTGCGGCTCGTGCTCACCGGCGACGATCTCGCGCATCTCGGCACCATCCCACTCCAGGACCTGGGCTACCACGAGGACTATCCCCAAATCGAGACCTTCACCCAGCCTCCCCTGGCAACAGATCGAGTGCTGTACGTGGGCCAGCCGGTAGCCGCGGTGCTGGCGGAGGATCCCTACGTCGCCGAAGACGCTGCCGAACTCGTCACCGTCGACTACGAGGTTCTCCCCGCTGTGCTCGACCCGGTGGAGGCGCTCGCGACCGACATCGAACTCTATCCGGGGGTAGGGAACGAGGGAGTTCGGATCGAGAAAGGATACGGTGATGTCGACGCCGCCTTCCAGAAGGCGGCACACATCGTCTCTCATGAGTACCGCACCGGCCGGCACTCGGGGGCGCCGATGGAAACCCGCAACTGTGTGGTGCAGCCCGACCCTGGTCGCGACGTGCTGTTCGTATCGGGGATCGTGCATGTGCACGACTCCCAAAAAGTTCTCGCCCGGATTCTGGGTATGCCCGACACCAGCGTGCGGATGCGGCACAGCGAGATCGGCGGGAACTTCGGTGTCAAAGGTGACATCTTCCCGGAGTATGTCGTAGCGGCGTGGGCGGCGCGGCACCTCGGAAGACCTGTGAAATGGGTCGAGGACCGATCCGAGCATATGGTGGCGACGTCTCACGCACGCGAGCAAGTCCACCGCCTCGAGGCCGCACTCGATGCGGACGGCCGCATCCTGGGACTGCGGGACGAGATCTTCCACAACCACGGTGCGTACTTCCGCCAGGCCGAACCGCTGGTCAGTGATATCACCTCCGTCATCGTCGTCGGACCGTATCGGATCCCCTCGTACTCGGTGACACTGCACGCAGTGCTGACGAACAAGACACCGGTCGCGGCGTATCGCGGCCCCGGACGGTATGAATCGACGTTCGCGCGTGAACGCCTACTCGATCTCGCGTCGCAGACCGTGGGAATCAGCACCATCGAGATCCGGCGTCGCAACCTTCTCACCGCGTCCGACTTACCGTGGAATCCCGGCATCGAGATGGTGCACGAGCCATACCACTTCGTCTCGGGTGACCCCGCCGAGCATTTGGAGAAGGCGCTGACGCATATCGATTGGGATTCCTGGGTGACCGAGACCGAGCAACTTCGCAGTAAGGGGAAGAGCGTCGGCATCGGAGTCGGAGTCCTGATGGACAAGGCCGGCCTCGGACTGTACGAAACCGGTGCCGTGGAAGTCAGCGCAGTGGGACGCGTTCGCGTCCTGACCGGCGCGTCGTCGGTGGGTCAGGGTATCGAAACCGTGCTCTCTCAAATCGCCGCCGAAAACTTGCAGATCGATCCGGAACGAATTGACGTCGTACACAGCGACACCGACCTGGTGCCGGACGGCGTCGGGTCCTGGTCGAGCCGGTCGACCGTGCTCGCCGGCGGCGCAGTGCGTGAAGCCGCCCTCGCTGTCGTCGCGAAAGCCAAACGCCTCGCGAGCACGATGCTCGACGTCCCTGAAGAACGGCTCCGGCTCGTCGAGGGTGCCATCGCCGATTCGGAGTCCGAGGCATCGATCAGTCTCTACGAGATCGCGGGCCGACGAGACCCGTATACGGCGCGTCTCGAGGATGACGAACCCGGGCTCGCCGCCCACGCGGTCTATCGCAACAACGAGATGAACTATCCGTACGGGGTCACCATCGTCCAGATCGAGGTCGATCCGGCGACCGGCGGTCATACTTTCCGGCGATTCTTCACCACCACCGAGGCCGGTCGAATGATCAACCCGATGACGACGCGCGGGCAGATCATCGGCGCCGCCGTCCAAGGCATCGGTGGAGCGCTGTACGAGGAGTTCGCGTACGAGGAAGACGGAACGCCTATCGCGACCTCGTTCATGGATTATCTCCTGCCCGCCGCTCAGGAGATGCCGGACGTCGACATTTTCGTCACCGAGGACGCGCCTTCGCCCGATAACCCCCTGCGAGCCAAAGGATTGGGCGAGGTCGGCATCATCGCGGTCGGCGCGGCAGTTGCGGCAGCACTCGATGACGCAATCGGCGACGGGCTCCACACCGATCGGATCCCGGTGACCCCGCAGCGGATCTTCGAACGCTGTCGGTCGAGGAACAAAACTGCCGACTGA
- a CDS encoding alpha/beta hydrolase family protein, with amino-acid sequence MRESTTFDYEEETLSSQPPVLTPEHEMLNWGRLILDGVPYADIVGARDRPSDQGWFEYWMSRADDYESLGDECVSAAHTLSAGEYFYLAAICVQYAQFLWFDDKRAHGQRRKVELYRKAAPYLKPAAELVELSVDGTPMPVFLRVPDGAGPHPVVVLLGGLESTKEESRLMEDLLLSRGMATATFDGPGQGEMFVHRELSGDFERYTSTVIDYLVSRDDLQSDAVGVLGRSLGGNYALKSAACDERVAACVCWGGFADMDSWDTETPMTMESWRYVSKVKTLDEAHVHVHQALETRDVLEQLTCPTYVLHGMLDEIPSAFLETLRQHAVNAPLTIVVEDEGDHCCHNLGPRPRFQMADWLADHLVTPDDSPAKEHADG; translated from the coding sequence ATGCGCGAATCGACGACATTTGATTATGAGGAGGAAACTTTGTCCTCGCAGCCTCCGGTCTTGACGCCGGAACACGAGATGCTGAACTGGGGCCGTCTGATCCTGGATGGTGTCCCCTATGCCGACATCGTCGGTGCTCGCGACCGACCATCGGACCAGGGCTGGTTCGAATACTGGATGTCACGGGCGGACGACTACGAGAGCCTCGGCGACGAGTGCGTAAGCGCAGCGCACACCCTCTCTGCGGGCGAATACTTCTACCTCGCTGCCATCTGCGTGCAGTACGCGCAATTCTTGTGGTTCGACGACAAGCGCGCGCACGGCCAACGGCGGAAGGTCGAGCTCTACCGGAAAGCGGCACCGTACCTGAAGCCGGCGGCCGAGCTGGTCGAATTGTCGGTGGACGGGACGCCGATGCCGGTGTTTCTCCGCGTGCCGGACGGCGCCGGTCCGCACCCGGTGGTGGTGTTGCTGGGCGGCCTCGAGAGCACCAAGGAGGAGAGCCGTTTGATGGAAGACCTCCTCCTCTCACGCGGAATGGCAACCGCCACGTTCGACGGCCCCGGGCAGGGTGAAATGTTCGTACACCGAGAGCTTTCCGGTGATTTCGAGCGCTACACCTCCACCGTGATCGACTACCTCGTCTCGCGAGACGACCTGCAATCCGACGCGGTCGGTGTCCTCGGGCGCAGCTTGGGCGGAAACTATGCGCTCAAGTCCGCTGCGTGTGACGAGCGTGTCGCCGCATGCGTGTGCTGGGGTGGGTTCGCGGACATGGATTCGTGGGACACCGAGACTCCCATGACAATGGAGAGTTGGCGCTACGTCAGCAAGGTGAAGACCCTCGACGAGGCGCACGTGCACGTCCACCAGGCTTTGGAGACTCGAGACGTCCTCGAGCAGTTGACGTGTCCGACCTATGTGCTTCACGGGATGCTCGACGAGATTCCTTCCGCTTTTCTCGAGACCCTGCGTCAGCACGCCGTCAATGCCCCGCTGACGATCGTGGTCGAGGACGAAGGCGACCACTGCTGTCACAATCTTGGTCCGCGGCCCCGGTTCCAGATGGCGGACTGGCTTGCAGACCATCTGGTCACCCCTGACGATTCACCGGCGAAGGAGCACGCAGATGGGTGA
- a CDS encoding cupin domain-containing protein, with protein sequence MGEIKVVSATSAPMEKWQPEGVTVHQGDPDGHGFTLTEGDSRGAFGTGVFTCEPSRTSYELTSNEIIYVLEGSVSIALDDTEPVLIRTGDLAFLPKGHTSHWTFHSTFKEVWFLVD encoded by the coding sequence ATGGGTGAGATCAAGGTTGTCTCAGCGACTTCCGCTCCGATGGAGAAATGGCAGCCGGAGGGAGTCACTGTCCATCAGGGTGACCCGGACGGCCACGGGTTCACCCTGACCGAAGGCGACTCCCGGGGCGCATTCGGGACGGGTGTCTTTACCTGCGAGCCGTCACGGACGTCGTACGAGCTGACCTCGAACGAGATCATCTACGTCCTGGAGGGGTCGGTCAGCATTGCGCTCGACGACACCGAACCAGTCCTGATCCGCACCGGTGATCTGGCGTTTCTCCCCAAGGGGCACACCTCGCACTGGACATTCCACAGCACCTTCAAAGAGGTGTGGTTCTTGGTCGACTGA
- a CDS encoding PucR family transcriptional regulator, with the protein MFIEQGLRQLTDATRERIPEIYEEIRRRLRAEAHAEGAPDNPQLSSAESDTILASLNDVLTHISDPNSPLTRASNEALREVRVSVQAGVGLHDLLHASRIGQSVTWSFLLDEAYRSIPDTQERAAVLRHASARQFAWNDAVSTAIVEAFQQQSAAYALQSHERRKMATLNSLLAGLPVDTAVLDYSLRGQHLAAIVSGATPESVARTIGQHMKMSLRPLVASTPNGMGFLWIPWPRRSGQPKDELGGMSVLDGAHLAFGTVNEGLEGFRVSHRQANEAHNVGKALGLPVTWYEDTSLEALALHDTAAARAFVHEELEPLGDIDDPSNVLIETLRVYFTNGENAVLTAQKLDVHPRTVAYRLRSAESKLGAERLRRGEFAVALRLGRLVSALPSEDAGPETNPGLPTPAL; encoded by the coding sequence GTGTTCATCGAGCAGGGTCTGCGGCAGCTCACGGATGCCACACGCGAGAGAATCCCTGAAATCTATGAAGAGATTCGGCGCAGGCTGCGTGCGGAGGCACATGCGGAAGGCGCCCCGGACAACCCGCAGCTGTCCTCGGCCGAGTCCGATACGATCCTTGCCTCGCTGAACGATGTCCTCACCCACATCTCTGACCCGAACAGCCCCCTCACCAGGGCGTCGAATGAGGCACTCCGCGAGGTACGGGTTTCCGTCCAGGCGGGAGTGGGGTTGCACGATCTGCTCCACGCGTCCCGAATCGGTCAGTCGGTGACGTGGTCGTTTCTCCTCGACGAGGCATATCGGAGCATTCCGGATACGCAGGAGAGAGCGGCCGTGCTCAGGCATGCAAGCGCACGTCAGTTCGCATGGAACGATGCGGTCTCCACGGCGATCGTCGAGGCGTTTCAGCAGCAAAGCGCCGCGTATGCGCTGCAGAGCCACGAGCGCCGGAAAATGGCGACCCTGAACTCGCTTCTTGCCGGGCTCCCTGTCGATACCGCGGTTCTCGACTACTCCCTGCGCGGTCAGCACCTGGCGGCGATAGTGTCGGGAGCGACCCCTGAATCGGTCGCTCGCACCATCGGTCAGCACATGAAGATGTCGTTGAGACCGCTTGTGGCGTCGACGCCGAACGGGATGGGTTTCCTGTGGATTCCGTGGCCCCGCAGATCCGGGCAGCCCAAGGACGAACTAGGGGGCATGTCCGTACTCGACGGTGCTCACCTCGCCTTCGGAACCGTCAACGAGGGACTGGAGGGTTTCCGGGTCAGCCACCGCCAAGCGAATGAGGCTCACAATGTCGGGAAGGCCCTCGGGCTCCCCGTAACCTGGTACGAGGACACTTCGCTCGAGGCTTTGGCGTTGCATGACACTGCCGCGGCCCGTGCTTTCGTTCACGAAGAACTCGAGCCCCTCGGCGATATCGACGACCCGAGCAATGTTCTGATCGAGACGTTGCGCGTGTACTTCACCAACGGGGAGAACGCGGTGCTCACCGCACAGAAACTGGATGTACATCCGCGCACGGTTGCCTACCGGCTGAGGTCGGCCGAGTCGAAGCTGGGTGCCGAGCGCCTCCGCCGCGGAGAGTTCGCCGTGGCACTTCGGCTCGGCCGACTCGTCTCGGCCCTGCCGAGTGAGGACGCCGGTCCGGAGACCAACCCAGGACTTCCCACACCGGCGCTGTGA